AACACCAGCAGGCACTTTACCTGTGGTCATTTTCCAAATAACAGTCTGTGTATCTAAATCAATTGCAGCCAATTCATTAGAGTCTTGCAAAGTGATAAATGCGATTTTACTGTCTGCAGTAAATGCAACGTGACTTGGCGTCTTACCCAATTTGACAGACTTAGCTAGCTTGAGATCCGCACCTTGTGCGTGATACACGTCCACCCTATCCAAGCGATTACCATTTGCAACAAACCACTTATGATTGGGCGAGTAGCCAATCTGGTATGGATCGATGATGTCAGGGATCTTGCCTGTCAACTCACCGGTAGTGGGATTCATCAGCACCACATCATTACCTGCAGCATTCGCAATCAGGAGTGTCTTTTGATCAGGAGTCATCATCAAGTGATGCGGTTCTTTGCCAACGGGCACAGTCTTAATCACTTTACGGCTAGGCATATCAATCAAGCTGACCGTTGCCTCTCCAGAGTTCAGCACGACCGCCAACTTAGGCTCGGCGTTGGTCTGCGTAGTTGTTGGAATTTGAGCAAAAACGCCATTATGAAAACCGAAGATGGCAAAGGCCATCAAAGTTGAAATAGTGCCAAATTTGGCTTTATTGATATATGTGTCCATAGCTGTCATTGTAAGCATTGAAATGCGGGCTTTACCCTCCTTTCGAAGGATAAATTTGACTTAACGCAAGCTGGCCAGAATCTTTTCTAAGCGCTTCAAGGACATTGGTGTTGGGGTCTTTAATTCTTGGGCATATAAGGCAACCCTCAACTCCTCCAGCTGCCAGCGGAAATCGGTCAAAGCCTGATCTTCCGCCATGGCATAGTTGGCAGATCCACGACTGCCTTGAACCAGCTTTTGCCATGGTCTGGCAACAGACTCCCAATCTTTTTGACACTGCGCATCACGACTAGGATTGGCGCGTAATTTATCAATGCGCATCGCAATCGCCTTGAGGTAGCGAGGGAAATGCACTAGCTGACCATAAGGGGTATCTGATACGAATTTAGGGAAGATTAATCCCTGCGCTTGTGTCTGAATGTCTGTGTAAGCGGAAGCCGAGGCGGCCTTAGCTTGAGCCAACTTCTTTTGGAGGTCGGCGTGAGCTTGTAGAGCTGCTAAGGCATGCTTTGAAATCTCTTGCGCAATCAGAGCTAAGCGTGGCTTGCCTGCTTGAAGGCGCTCGGCAAATTGCTCGGCGCTCACTGGTAGCGGATCATTCATAAACGCCCGCTCTACAGCAAGATTCAGAATTTGCTCAATCAAACCATCCACAGAGCCCACATTAATAAAGAGTAGACCAAGCTCCCGAATTCCAGGGAGTTGTTTCTGTAGCGCTTTGAGCGTGTCTTTGTTCGACAA
The window above is part of the beta proteobacterium CB genome. Proteins encoded here:
- a CDS encoding YVTN beta-propeller repeat-containing protein, with translation MDTYINKAKFGTISTLMAFAIFGFHNGVFAQIPTTTQTNAEPKLAVVLNSGEATVSLIDMPSRKVIKTVPVGKEPHHLMMTPDQKTLLIANAAGNDVVLMNPTTGELTGKIPDIIDPYQIGYSPNHKWFVANGNRLDRVDVYHAQGADLKLAKSVKLGKTPSHVAFTADSKIAFITLQDSNELAAIDLDTQTVIWKMTTGKVPAGVWMTPGDQYLLVGITGEDNVQVIDWKNRKEVKRIFTGKGAHNFRPLGDKKHVFVSNRIASTISMINMQALEKTGDITGLPAGPDDMEITPDGKTMWVTFRFSKKAGVIDIPTMKLVTVIPVGKSPHGVFFTPRAAWE